In Helianthus annuus cultivar XRQ/B chromosome 3, HanXRQr2.0-SUNRISE, whole genome shotgun sequence, a single window of DNA contains:
- the LOC110878279 gene encoding protein YIPF6 homolog translates to MAHNERDTVPLNQSSQSDIDEIENLINYSVQSTVLPAQPPSPPRASIPVSSSPFIQSSLPPPPQKPAFVAPAVPPPVSNRSSNGQQQPSSMTGFGSPPNTLTEPVWDTVKRDLSRIVSNLKLVVFPNPFREDPGKALRDWDLWGPFFFIVFLGLTLSWSASVKKSEVFAVAFALLATGAVILTLNVLLLGGHIIFFQSLSLLGYCLFPLDVGALICMLKDNVILKIVVVCVTLAWSSWAAYPFISMAVNPRRKALALYPVLLMYVSVGFLIIAID, encoded by the exons ATGGCACACAACGAACGCGACACCGTCCCTCTCAACCAATCCTCTCAATCCGACATCGATGAGATCGAAAACCTAATCAATTACTCAGTCCAATCCACCGTCCTCCCCGCACAGCCACCATCGCCACCACGAGCATCAATTCCGGTGTCTTCTTCTCCGTTTATCCAATCCAGTCTTCCTCCGCCGCCTCAGAAACCGGCATTTGTTGCTCCTGCCGTACCGCCACCGGTTTCTAACCGGAGTTCGAACGGTCAACAACAGCCGTCGAGTATGACCGGATTCGGATCTCCGCCGAACACGTTGACGGAGCCGGTGTGGGACACGGTGAAGCGAGATCTGTCACGGATTGTGAGTAATTTGAAGTTAGTTGTGTTTCCGAATCCGTTTCGTGAGGATCCGGGAAAAGCGTTGCGAGATTGGGATCTGTGGGGGCCGTTCTTCTTTATTGTGTTTCTAGGGCTTACTTTGTCATGGTCTGCTTCTGTGAAGAAG TCTGAAGTTTTTGCTGTTGCCTTTGCACTACTTGCAACAGGTGCTGTCATCTTGACATTGAATGTGCTGCTGCTg GGTGGTCATATAATCTTCTTCCAGAGTCTGAGTCTATTGGGCTACTGTCTATTCCCCCTGGACGTCGGAGCCTTAATCTGCATGTTGAAGGACAATGTGATCTTAAAGATTGTTGTGGTGTGTGTGACATTGGCATGGAGCTCATGGGCCGCGTATCCATTCATAAGCATGGCGGTCAACCCGAGAAGAAAAGCACTCGCTCTTTATCCCGTTCTACTCATGTATGTATCAGTCGGTTTTCTTATCATAGCCATTGATTAA